The genomic segment TCCGGGCGGTTCGCCCGGTACAGGTGCCAGTTCTCCCGCATTTCCCAGAACAGAAACGTACACGCGTCCGGGAGCAGCCACAGGGTGCCCATCACCAGCAGCCCGGCCCCCGGTTCGGTCAGGTAGGGGGCCAGTTGCTCGACGAGCGGCGACGAGTACCCCAGGAACGACGTCGGGTCCGCCAGAAGGAGCCCCGGGAACAGGAGCAGGAGCGGGTAAATGAACTTGGCGAACAGGATCGACAGGGGCAGCTTGAGCGGGTTGAGCATGGGCTCGATCAGAACGACCGTGTAGAACCGGATCAGGAACGCGAACGGCATCCAGATCAGTCCTGCGACGGCCCGGACCGCGATCGCCACCGGACCGGTCCGGCCGCGGAGCCGGAGCCAGTCCTCGACCCGGGCCAGGACCCACTCGAGTGCGTCCACCATTTCCCGGAACACGTCGTTGAGCCACCGGAGGATGGCCGGGACCGAGGGGACCAGTTCGAGCAGCCGCCGGGCGGTTTCGAACAGGACGGCCTCGATCCGCCACCCGAAGCGCGTGTTGACGAGGAACGCGGTCCCGAGGAACGTGACCGTCCGGGCCAGCCACCCGGCCTCCCACAGGCCGATCGGGAGTAACCAGAGTACGCCGCACAGGCACAGGGGGCGGATTACGTAGTTCAGCAGTAACTGGGCCGGGACGCTCCCGAGTACGGCGCGCACCCACCGGTTGCCCCAGATCTGGGCCGGGATCTCCCAGACGACGAACCGGGTCGCGCGATAGACCAGCCGGCCGGTCCCAATCAGCCCGGCACGGAGTGGGGCCGACCGGATGACCGCGAGGACGAACAGCCCGAGCCCGACCCAGGCGGCGTGGAACCACAACTCTACGTTCCAGCCGCCGAAGAACGAGGGGCCGACCTCTCCGCGCGTGCGGGCCACCTTCCCCATCCGCTCGAAGGCGAGCAGCCAGATGAACTGGGCCACGAGGAACGCCGCTCCGAACGGGAGGGAGACGTTGCGCGTCAGCCACCGCCCGGTCTGGGTCCCGAAGTTGAACGCGGTGACCCGCTCCAGGCCGCGGGTGTAGGATTCGGCCCGGCGGTACACCCCGTCGAGTTGGCTCGCCAGGCGGCGGTCCAGGCGCAGGAGCGGGTCACCGCGGACCGACTCGGTATGGGCGCTCAAGTCGGGCAGCTTCATCTGCCCCCGGGCGATCGCGTCCCGGACGTCCCCGAACGACAGGAACCCCGCCGACGAGATGCGGTCGAGTAGCTCCTCGACGGTCTTCTCGATGGCGGCGCGTTCGGGGAGCGAGGTCGGGTGGAGGCCCGCGTCGTGGAGGGCGTTGTCCAGGAGCGGCGCGAACTTGTCCCGGAGCTGGCGCTCGGCCTGGTCCAGTGCGTTTCGGAGCAGGAGGGCGAGCGTCTGGCGGTCGGCGTCGGTGAGCCGGGCGGCGGCCAGTCGGCGGCTGGCGCTGCGGAGCTGGGCCGGCACGCGGACGAACCGCTGGCCGGTCAGCTCCCGTTTGATCGGCTTGTGTCCGGCGGACCCCAGCCACTCGAACACGTCCAGCGTGTAGATCTTCTGCTCGTGATCGAGACAGGCGCGCTGGATGTCGTACAGGAGGGCGGCCTCGACCGGCCGGTTCCCCTGGTCGGCTTTGTCGAGCAGGGCCGGCAGGGTCCGCTTCCAGACCACAACGTCGGCGTCGTCGAGCCTGAGGGCCGCCTGGAGGCGATCGACCAGGCGCCCGATCTCCTCGCGGGCGAGTGCCTGGGCCGGGCCGGTGAGGTACCCCGGGGCGACCCGGGCCGCTCGGGTGTGCAGGATCGCCGCGCTGACCGTGTCCCCGGCGGCCGTGGCCCGTTTGGCCGCGCGTTCGAGGCGCTTGTAGAAATCGTGCGACTCGTCCGACTGGTCGTCGGTCTTCGGGGCCGGGTCTTTCGCGCCGGCCGGGCGGGTTTTCTTGAACAGCGCTTCGCCGTCCACGTCCCGGTTCAGCACGGTCTCAACGACCGAATCGGGCGGAAGGCTCGGGAAGCAGACCGGGATGAGGGCCGGGTTGAAGTAGCGGAGTTCGAGAAAGTACGCGGCGAACTCGACGTACGCGACCCCCTCGTCCGCCCGGTCAGTCAGCAACCCGTCCTGGATCAGGACATTCCGCGCCTCCTCGAACGCGGCGGCCCCGATCGCATCGATCCGCTCCCGGAGCCCGACCGGGGAGACCCCGGTCAGCCGGTTGTCGAGCTCGCGGTGGGCGGCGGCGTGGAACAGGAGCCGCCAGTACTGGGCGAGCAGTTCCGTGACGGGGCCGTTGAGTTGCTCGGCGGTCGGGCGCTCGAGGAGCAGAACGGCCCGGGGCAGGTTGTAGTCGTGCGGGAGGTTCAGTTCTTCCGGTTCGACGTATTTGTACAGGACCGGGCGATCGACCACGAAGCAGTGCGCGTGCGGCACCTCCCAGACGACCCAGGCGGTTCCGGTGACGTTCTGGATCACGCGGTCGAGAACGGACCGGTTCACGAGAACCGCTGCCGGGTCCGTTTCGCGCAGAATTCGGCTCAGTTCCTCAAGTTTCATAACCGGCACTTGCGGTATGAGTGGGACTGGCTCGGATCGCGCACGCCGCCGGCGCAACGCGCCCCGGACCAGCCGCTTCCGGGAACGGCTACAGACGGTCCAACGCAAGAGGGATGCGCGGTGAACCGTCCCTTTTCGTCACCCGTCGATCTGCTCCGCTGCGGAGAGGGTGTTGTACAGCAGCATCGTGATCGTCATCGGGCCGACGCCGCCGGGCACCGGCGAGAGCCACCCCGCGACGGCGCCCACGTCCGGATGTACGTCGCCCACGAGCTTCCCGTTCACACTGTTCGTACCCACGTCCACCACCGCGGCCCCGGGCTTCACCATGTCCGGGGTGATGACGCCGGCCCGGCCGACCGCGGCGACCAGAACGTCCGCCCGCCGGCACACCGCGGCGAGGTCAGCCGTCCGGGTGTGCGCGACGGTAACGGTCGCATCGCCCGCGGCCGGGCTCGCCGCCGTCGGCTTCTGCATGAGCATCAGCGCCAGCGGTTTGCCAACTATGTTACTGCGCCCGACGACCACCACTTCTTTACCGGCCGTGCCGATTCCGTTGCGGCTCAACAACTGTAACACGCCGTGCGGCGTGCAAGGGTAAAAGCGCGGGAACCCGGCGGCCAACAGCCCCACGTTCTCGGGGTGGAAGCAATCGACGTCTTTCGCCGGGGCAACGGCCCGGATCACGGCCCCTTCGTCGATCTGCTTCGGCAGCGGCAGTTGAACGAGAATCCCGTGAACCGCGGGGTCGGCGTTCAGTCGTGCTACGAGTTCGAGGAGCCCGGCCTGGGTCGTGGAGGCCGGGAGCGTGTGAACGGCGGACGCGAGGCCGGCATCGTGACAAGCTTTGTGCTTGTTCCGCACATACGTCTGGCTGGCCGGATCTTCACCGACCAGAACGGCGGCCAGACCGGGCGGGCGCTGGCCCTTCGCCGTCCGCGCCGCCACCCGTGCGGCGATCTCCGCCCGCATCGTCGCCGCCAGTGCTTTCCCGTCGAGTCGCTGAGCCGGCATAAACCCTCACCCCAATCGCTGCACCAGTTTCGGCAGCACCACGCCAGAGGGGCCGTACAGCCCAACGTCGGCGTAGCGACTGGCTTCGGTGCTGGTCAAGTTCACCTCGATCACCTTCGCGGGGATCACCGCCCCGCGCTTGGCGATCGGGATCAGTGACGCGGCCGGGTGAACCACCGCTGACGTGCCGACGACGAGCAGCACATGGCACTCGTGGGCCGCGTCCATTGCGGCGCTCCACACGTCGTCGGGAAGACCTTCACCGAACCACACGATATCGGGCCGCAACTGGCCGCGGCACTGCGGGCACCGCGGTTCGGCGCCGAGCGGCTCGAGTTCGCGGTTCGCGACGGTCCCGCAGCCCAAGCAACGTGTGCGGCGGAGGCTGCCGTGAATCTCCAACACGTTCCGGCTTCCGGCCGCCTGGTGCAACCCGTCCACGTTCTGCGTGACGAGAGTGAAGCGGTCGCCCCGGCGCTTCTCCAGTTCCACGAGAGCGTGGTGACCGGGGTTCGGGGCCACCTTCTTCACGTTCGCGCGGCGCTCGTTGTAGAAGTTCCAGACCAGTGTCGGGTTGCGCTCGAAGCCGCCGGGGCTGGCGACATCTTCGATGCGGTGGCCCTCCCAGAGCCCGTCGCTCGCGCGGAACGTGGGGACGCCGCTCTCGGCTGATACTCCCGCGCCCGTCAGTACGCACACGCGCTCGGCCGCGTTCAGCCACAGCGCCGCCTGGTCGAGCGCCGTGTGCAGTTCCTCGTCGGTCATGTCGTGCTCTCCGGCGGCCGACCGGTACCTCGTGAGGATAACGGATCGGCGTGGTTCGGGCAACGACACAAGACGAACGCATTCCGGCTTCGAGGGCACCGCCGTGCCGGTGCCTTTCGGAGGAATTGAAGGGACTGTATCGTCACAGCGTCAGACGCCCGCCCCGCGGCGACGAGTCCCGTATGGAATCTCAAACTCCTCCGATCGCCGAATTCAGGGAGTGGGTTTATGAGCACACCGGATCACCCGGAACCAGAGCCGATTATCATCTCCCGACGGGCTCTGGATACCGCACTCATGGCGACGCTGTTCACGCTCGTTCTGACCGTGAGTGCGGGCGTCATCTTCCTGTTCACGAAGGACCTCGGTCGCGACCCGTCGGTCGTCGCGGCCCTCGTTTTGGGCCTGGGCACCCCTGTGCTGCTCGGTGGCACGCTGTACGTCGCGGTGTACTGGTCTCGGGTCGCGTCGAACGCCGAGTTCGGGAGCGGCATCGAACTGCACACGCCGTTCCGGCACCGCCGCTATAGTTGGACCGAACTCGCCCGGCTGGAACTTCATGAGCAGGGTATGTCGATCCCCAGCCGGGTCGTGGTCAAGATGATGTTCACGGACGGTCGCCGCTTCGTGGTGTTCGCTAACCGGGGCCAAGGAGAGGGACTGCTTCGTATGGCGCAGGGAGCGCCGTGGGCTCGAAACGGGACGGGCGCGGCACTGCCGGCGACAACGGCCTCGGCTTTCGTTGGCCTGGGTGTTGTGGCGATCGCTCTGGGGCTATGGATCATTTGTGACCCGGTGATGGATGTGGTGCGGAATGGAACCACCAACAACCGGTCAGGTATTGGGTCGGACGATGTGGGCGGGCTGGCTCTCGTGACGGCCGTTGTCCCGTTGGCGGGGTTAGCCGGAATTGGGGTCGGTGGCTACCACTTGATACGCCGACCCATCGTGATCGAGCGCGGGCTCTTTCGTTGCCGCGCTGGTGAACCGCTTGCTCGCGTAGACGATCTGTAAAGCGGCTTATGGGATGACAGCCCCTCCTGAAGTCTCAAACTCGGAAGGGCGCAAATCGTAAAGTCGGTTGGTTCGGTTCTTGCCCGCACGACTTGCACCCTCCCAACTTTGAGGCTCGTCAGCCCGTTACGACCGTACCCGCCTGGCGGCACAGTTCCTCCGCCCGTTCCGCGGTCGGGGCCTCCGCGATCACGCGGACCACCGGTTCCGTGTTGCTGCCGCGGACGTGCAGCCACCAGTCGCCGCCGTCGAGCCGGAGCCCGTCGTCGCGGTTGATCCGGGCGTCCGGCCACCGGGCGACGAGCGCGGCCATCGCCTCGGGCAGCCGCTCGCGCGAAACGGTGAACTTCGTCTTCAGCATCGCGTATTGGGGGAGTTCGGCCACGAGTTGTGAGAGGGGCTTCCGGTCCTCGGCCATCAGGCTGAGGATGAAGGCCATGCCGACGAACGGGTCGCGCACCCAGCCGATCCGCGGGTCGATCACCCCGCCGTTCCCCTCGCCGCCGATAACGGCCTGCGTCGCCCGCATGAGGCCGACGACGTTCGCCTCCCCCACCGCCGACCGGAAGCACGGGCACCCGGCCGCGGCGGCCAGGTCCTCACTCATCCGCGACGTGGACATGTTGATGACGACCGCGCCGGGTTGCTGCCGGAGCCGGTACTTGACCGCCAGCGCGAGCGTGACCTCCTCGCTCACGCAGGTGCCGGTCTCGTCGATCAGGGCCAGGCGGTCGGAGTCGGGGTCGAGGACGAAGCCGACGGCGCACTCGTGCTGCTTCACCCACGGCGCCACGTCCCCGAGGTGCGCCGGGATCGGTTCGGGCTCATGCGCGAACAGGCCGGTGGGGTCGCAGGCGTACTGGATCGTATCGCAACCGAGATCGGCGAGCAGTTGCGTGCCGAGCGGACCACCGGCACCGGCGTTGGCGTCCAGGAACACGCGGAACTGCTGGCCCGCAACGGTCGCGACGCTGATCGTGTCGAGGACGGCCCGGCCGTGGTCCGCCGCCACGTCCGGTGGGACACTCACGCTGCCAATTGCGTCCCAGGCCGAACGGGCGAAGGCGCCGGCCTCGTACAGCCCGCGGATCACCGCCCCGGTGTTGGCGGGGAGTACCGCGCCGTCGGCCCCGAACATCTTGAGGCCGTTCCACGGCGCCGGGTTGTGGCTCGCGGTGATCTGTATCGCGCCGGCCGCGTTCATCTGCCGGACCGCGAACCCGCACGTCGGCGTGGGGGCGATGCCGATGTCTTCGACGATGCACCCCGCGCCGAGCAGACCGGCGAGGACCGCGTGCCGGAGCATCTCGCCGCTCGGGCGCCCGTCGCGGGACACGACGACCCGCTGCCCGGCGACGGTCGAGCCGAAGGCGGCGGCGAACCGCGCCGTCACCTCGGCGGTCAGCCCCGCGCCGACGATGCCGCGAATCCCGGACACGGACACGATCAGGTCGGACGGTACCGCCATGTGCGGAATTCCCCTGCGTAAGGCGGATCGGACGTGACAGAAATGTTGTAGCGGAAAGCCGGCGACGCGCTGGTTGAAGTCACCCCGCGGAACGAGGAGTCGAACTTACCGGAAACTCACCACGCTCTCGCCCAAGCGGTCGAGCAGTGCCGTCTTCCCCTTCTTGGTAACGGCTTTTTCATCCACAACAAGCGACGCGAGGTTCTTCAGGTGCTTCGACTGCGCCAGCGCGATCGCGCCGATCACCCCAATCTTGTTGCCACTCAGGTCGAGGTCGGTGAGGTTCGCGAGGAGCTTGCTGGCGGCGAGATGAACGACCGCATTTGAGCCGAGGCGGTTGTCCCACAGCCGAAGGTTGGTGAGTGCGGGGAAGCTTTTTACCGCGTTCGCCAGGGCGATCCCGCCGCGGTTGTCGAGGCGGTTGCGGGACAGGTCGAGCGTTCCGAGAGCAGGGAAGTTCCCGCTCGCGAGTGCTTCAACACCCTCTGGGCGGAGTCGGGTGTTGTCGAGGTAAAGCTCTTCGAGCGTCTCGGTAAAGGGGGCGCGCACGAGCCGGTCGGCCCCCAGAGGGCGGAGTTCGACGCTATTCAGACGCAACCACCGAAGGGCCGGCAGTGGGCACCGCGTGAATTGCACGAACGCTTCGGGCTGGAACGTCGCCGAATCGAGGTCGAGGTGCCGGAGCATTTTCGCGCAGATACCCTCACCAAAGGAAATCACGTTGTGGAGGCCGAACGCGGTCCCGCCGAGTTCGAGTTCTTTCAGACATTTGAGGCGCGGGGAGGCGAGGAGCAGGCTGAGCGCATCGCCCCCGTCGTTGCGACCCACGGACAACCGGATCAAGTTCTCGATGCGGGTGCTCGTGGCGAGTGCCCGGATGCCTTCGCTTCGCAGGTCGCAGCCCGACACATCGAGCGATTCGAGCCGTGCGAGGCCGGGCCAAGACACGAGTGCTGCGGCTCCGACATCACCGATCTCGTTGTTCGAGACGTTGAGCGTTTTCAGGCCGGAGAGGTGCTTCGAGCGGAACAGGACGGTGAGGCCGTCGGCGGCGAGCTCGGCACTACTGACTTACGGTTCGCTCGTCTTCGGAGGTGGTTTTGGGGTAACCGTTCACAGGAGACTGGCCCTACGTTTTTCAGGGCTTTTTGCATGAGGTCCGTGAGCGGTTGCCTCAAACACCCGTCTTCCTTAATTGAACGGACGCGATGACGCCGATCCCTCAACCGCCGGAACTCCCGAGCGACCTGCCCCCACAGGTCGTGGCGTATATCCGCATTCTTGAGGCCACGATTGCCGAGCTCACCGCCCAGGTCACCGGGCTCACCACCCGCGTCGCGGAACTCGAGGCCCGTCTCAACCAGAACTCCACCAACTCATCGAAACCGCCCTCGTCCGACGCCCCGCACACGAAACCGGCCCCGCCCAAGCCGTCCTCGGGCAAGCGTCGCGGGGGCCAACCGGGGCACCCCAAAGCGGAACGCACCCTGCTGCCGCCGGATGAGATCCGGACCCTCAAGCCGGCCACGTGCCGGGGCTGCGCGCACCCGCTGACCGGGGACGACTCGAACCCGGCCGTTCATCAGGTCCACGAGGTCCCGGTCGTCACGCCCCACGTGACCGAGTACCGGTGCCACCGGCTCCGGTGCCCGCACTGCGGCACGACAACCGTGGCGGCGGTGCCGGCCGAGGCGGCGACCGGATACGGGCCCCGGGCTCAGGCGGTGGCCGCGCTGCTCACCGGCTCGTGCCGCCTGGGCAAGCGCGGCACGAGCCAATTGTTCGCCGACCTGTTCGGCCTGCCCCTGAGCCCGGCGATGGTGTGCAAGCTCCAGCACCGAACCGCGGAGGCGTTGAAGCCGGTGGCCGAAGAGGCCCTGATGTACACCTGCGGGCAACCGGCCAACGTGGACGAGACCAGCTGGAAGCAGGGCCAGAAGCGGGCCTGGCTGTGGGTGGCGGTGACCACGTTGGTTGTGGCGTTCCTGATCCGCAAGACCCGGGGCCGAAGCGCATTCGAGGACCTACGGGATGGGTCGACGGCGGTCCACACGACCGACCGGTATCCGGTGTACACGCACCTCGACAAGCACAAGCGCCAGCTGTGCTGGGCGCACCTGCGGCGCGACTTCCAGGCGATGATCGACCGGGGCGGTTCCGGGACGGCGATCGGGGCGGCCCTACTGGCGTGTTCGGACGCCCTGTTCGAGAACTGGTATCGGGTCCGGGACGGAACCCTCACGCGGTCCACATTTCGCTCGGTCTACATCCCCGCGTTGCGTCGCCAGGTGGGCGAGTTCTTGCGGACCGGGGCCGCGTGCGGCTGCGCCAAGACGGCCGCCACGTGCGGCGAGCTGTTGCCGGTCGAGGCGTCGTTGTGGACGTTCGCGCGGGTCGTCGGCGTGGAACCGACCAACAACGCGGCCGAGCGCGAGGTGCGCCACGCCGTGTGCTGGCGCAAAACGAGCTTCGGGACCGACAGCGAACGCGGGAGCCGATTCGTGGAA from the Frigoriglobus tundricola genome contains:
- the glmM gene encoding phosphoglucosamine mutase yields the protein MAVPSDLIVSVSGIRGIVGAGLTAEVTARFAAAFGSTVAGQRVVVSRDGRPSGEMLRHAVLAGLLGAGCIVEDIGIAPTPTCGFAVRQMNAAGAIQITASHNPAPWNGLKMFGADGAVLPANTGAVIRGLYEAGAFARSAWDAIGSVSVPPDVAADHGRAVLDTISVATVAGQQFRVFLDANAGAGGPLGTQLLADLGCDTIQYACDPTGLFAHEPEPIPAHLGDVAPWVKQHECAVGFVLDPDSDRLALIDETGTCVSEEVTLALAVKYRLRQQPGAVVINMSTSRMSEDLAAAAGCPCFRSAVGEANVVGLMRATQAVIGGEGNGGVIDPRIGWVRDPFVGMAFILSLMAEDRKPLSQLVAELPQYAMLKTKFTVSRERLPEAMAALVARWPDARINRDDGLRLDGGDWWLHVRGSNTEPVVRVIAEAPTAERAEELCRQAGTVVTG
- the tnpC gene encoding IS66 family transposase, which translates into the protein MTPIPQPPELPSDLPPQVVAYIRILEATIAELTAQVTGLTTRVAELEARLNQNSTNSSKPPSSDAPHTKPAPPKPSSGKRRGGQPGHPKAERTLLPPDEIRTLKPATCRGCAHPLTGDDSNPAVHQVHEVPVVTPHVTEYRCHRLRCPHCGTTTVAAVPAEAATGYGPRAQAVAALLTGSCRLGKRGTSQLFADLFGLPLSPAMVCKLQHRTAEALKPVAEEALMYTCGQPANVDETSWKQGQKRAWLWVAVTTLVVAFLIRKTRGRSAFEDLRDGSTAVHTTDRYPVYTHLDKHKRQLCWAHLRRDFQAMIDRGGSGTAIGAALLACSDALFENWYRVRDGTLTRSTFRSVYIPALRRQVGEFLRTGAACGCAKTAATCGELLPVEASLWTFARVVGVEPTNNAAEREVRHAVCWRKTSFGTDSERGSRFVERILTVIASCRRQKRNVLAFLIDAVTAHRTGAKAPTLVPAQAQQQNVVNPLFANC
- a CDS encoding leucine-rich repeat domain-containing protein, with translation MSWPGLARLESLDVSGCDLRSEGIRALATSTRIENLIRLSVGRNDGGDALSLLLASPRLKCLKELELGGTAFGLHNVISFGEGICAKMLRHLDLDSATFQPEAFVQFTRCPLPALRWLRLNSVELRPLGADRLVRAPFTETLEELYLDNTRLRPEGVEALASGNFPALGTLDLSRNRLDNRGGIALANAVKSFPALTNLRLWDNRLGSNAVVHLAASKLLANLTDLDLSGNKIGVIGAIALAQSKHLKNLASLVVDEKAVTKKGKTALLDRLGESVVSFR
- a CDS encoding SIR2 family NAD-dependent protein deacylase gives rise to the protein MTDEELHTALDQAALWLNAAERVCVLTGAGVSAESGVPTFRASDGLWEGHRIEDVASPGGFERNPTLVWNFYNERRANVKKVAPNPGHHALVELEKRRGDRFTLVTQNVDGLHQAAGSRNVLEIHGSLRRTRCLGCGTVANRELEPLGAEPRCPQCRGQLRPDIVWFGEGLPDDVWSAAMDAAHECHVLLVVGTSAVVHPAASLIPIAKRGAVIPAKVIEVNLTSTEASRYADVGLYGPSGVVLPKLVQRLG
- a CDS encoding bifunctional 5,10-methylenetetrahydrofolate dehydrogenase/5,10-methenyltetrahydrofolate cyclohydrolase — encoded protein: MPAQRLDGKALAATMRAEIAARVAARTAKGQRPPGLAAVLVGEDPASQTYVRNKHKACHDAGLASAVHTLPASTTQAGLLELVARLNADPAVHGILVQLPLPKQIDEGAVIRAVAPAKDVDCFHPENVGLLAAGFPRFYPCTPHGVLQLLSRNGIGTAGKEVVVVGRSNIVGKPLALMLMQKPTAASPAAGDATVTVAHTRTADLAAVCRRADVLVAAVGRAGVITPDMVKPGAAVVDVGTNSVNGKLVGDVHPDVGAVAGWLSPVPGGVGPMTITMLLYNTLSAAEQIDG